In one Mycobacterium sp. NBC_00419 genomic region, the following are encoded:
- a CDS encoding adenylate/guanylate cyclase domain-containing protein, producing MLSPGRLRSLGFQSKLLLMLLTVSVVSVLIAGLIGYLSGTSSLRTAEYQRLTQLRESRAREITAFYESINDAATVLTHSSAAITATKDFSAAFKDLQKTPLPPGAQETVAKYYTDVFGPELAKGTGQPSDPLLYQPTSNAQTYLQALYTAPAKGDFEAAAKVLSAGDPSAWSAANARYQPFFADFADRFGFDDVLLLDTDGNVVYTAAKGVDLGADVLSGTYQTTSLADAFRRTMRATSVDEVVMTDFQDYAPAYGIPTPWVLTPVGDAAGIHGVLALQLKPSEINRVMTGNRQWEDDGLGASGETYLAGPDKLMRSVSRDLLSNPKGFLEEVVANGTPREVAEREVETGDSILLQPVDTAPVNLALAGKSGVTTASSYLGTETLNAYAPLKLPGLDWVLVAKIDKSEALAPVSTFARNIALSTAAIVVVVCLLALLFSRILTRPVKRLATAVRRVAGGELDVNVPVDSTDEFGELASAFNAMSTSLQTKQQLIDEQRRENDELLSSLMPEPEARRYREGEENISTRHRDVSVIYAQLLGFDDFARSLPAQESVAMLNSLVEAFDAAAERHGVEQVRSMQDNGLLATCGLVVPRVDHASRTIAFAREVAEILRGFNHQHDSHLQVRAGIDSGPVTSGLVGQRSTIYALWGEAVDLANRVHAANDSAGVFVSDRVHEAVLGIYSFSPAGTVNAEGGGTETVWRLEDTARQPA from the coding sequence GTGCTGTCACCGGGGCGGCTGCGGTCGCTCGGCTTCCAGTCCAAGCTGCTGCTGATGCTGCTCACCGTGAGCGTGGTGTCGGTGCTCATCGCCGGGCTCATCGGCTACCTGTCCGGCACCAGTTCGCTGCGCACCGCCGAATACCAGCGGCTCACCCAGCTACGCGAATCGCGAGCCAGGGAGATCACCGCGTTCTACGAGAGCATCAACGATGCGGCCACCGTGTTGACCCACAGCTCGGCGGCGATCACCGCGACCAAGGACTTCAGCGCCGCGTTCAAGGACCTGCAGAAGACACCGCTGCCGCCGGGCGCTCAGGAGACCGTGGCCAAGTACTACACCGACGTCTTCGGCCCGGAATTAGCGAAGGGCACCGGCCAGCCGTCCGATCCTCTGCTGTATCAGCCGACGTCGAACGCGCAGACCTACCTCCAGGCGCTCTACACCGCTCCGGCCAAGGGTGACTTCGAGGCGGCCGCGAAGGTGTTGTCGGCCGGTGACCCCAGTGCGTGGTCGGCGGCCAACGCCCGGTACCAGCCGTTCTTCGCCGACTTCGCCGACCGGTTCGGCTTCGACGACGTCCTGTTGCTCGACACCGACGGCAATGTGGTCTACACCGCCGCCAAGGGTGTCGACCTCGGCGCCGACGTGCTCAGCGGGACCTACCAGACCACAAGTCTCGCCGACGCGTTCCGCAGGACGATGCGCGCAACCTCGGTGGACGAGGTGGTCATGACGGACTTCCAGGACTACGCGCCGGCCTACGGTATTCCCACACCGTGGGTGCTCACACCGGTCGGCGACGCAGCAGGGATCCACGGCGTGCTGGCACTGCAGCTGAAGCCCTCCGAGATCAACAGGGTGATGACGGGAAACCGGCAGTGGGAGGACGACGGTCTGGGGGCGTCCGGCGAGACCTATCTCGCCGGACCGGACAAACTGATGAGGTCAGTATCCCGGGACCTGTTGTCCAACCCCAAGGGCTTTCTCGAGGAGGTCGTGGCGAACGGAACCCCGCGGGAGGTCGCAGAGCGCGAAGTGGAAACCGGCGACAGTATCCTGCTCCAGCCCGTGGACACCGCACCCGTGAATCTGGCGCTGGCCGGTAAGTCCGGCGTCACAACAGCTTCCAGCTACCTCGGGACGGAGACGCTGAACGCGTACGCGCCGCTGAAGCTTCCCGGCCTGGACTGGGTGCTCGTGGCCAAGATCGACAAGTCCGAGGCGCTGGCCCCGGTGAGCACCTTCGCGCGCAACATCGCGCTGTCGACGGCGGCGATCGTCGTGGTGGTGTGCTTGCTGGCCCTGCTGTTCAGCCGCATCCTGACCCGGCCCGTCAAGCGCCTGGCCACAGCGGTCCGCCGGGTCGCCGGCGGCGAGCTCGACGTCAATGTCCCGGTGGACTCCACAGACGAGTTCGGCGAACTGGCCTCGGCGTTCAACGCCATGAGCACCAGCCTGCAGACCAAGCAGCAACTGATCGACGAGCAGCGCCGCGAGAACGACGAGCTGCTGTCCAGCCTGATGCCCGAACCGGAGGCCCGGCGGTACCGCGAGGGCGAGGAGAACATCAGCACCAGGCACCGCGATGTGTCGGTGATCTATGCCCAGCTGCTGGGTTTCGACGACTTCGCCCGGTCGCTGCCGGCCCAGGAGTCGGTGGCGATGCTCAACTCGCTGGTGGAGGCCTTCGATGCCGCCGCAGAACGCCACGGCGTCGAACAGGTTCGCAGCATGCAGGACAACGGGCTGCTGGCCACGTGTGGACTGGTCGTACCGCGGGTCGACCATGCCAGCCGCACCATCGCGTTCGCCCGCGAAGTGGCCGAGATCCTCCGGGGGTTCAACCACCAGCACGACTCCCACCTCCAAGTCCGCGCCGGTATCGACAGCGGCCCGGTGACCAGTGGGCTGGTGGGCCAGCGCTCGACGATCTACGCGCTGTGGGGTGAGGCGGTGGACCTCGCCAACCGGGTGCACGCCGCCAACGACTCCGCGGGCGTGTTCGTCAGCGATCGGGTCCACGAGGCGGTGCTGGGGATCTACTCCTTCTCCCCAGCCGGGACGGTCAACGCCGAGGGCGGTGGTACCGAAACCGTCTGGCGGCTCGAGGACACCGCACGGCAGCCGGCGTGA